The following coding sequences lie in one Musa acuminata AAA Group cultivar baxijiao chromosome BXJ3-1, Cavendish_Baxijiao_AAA, whole genome shotgun sequence genomic window:
- the LOC135629693 gene encoding MDIS1-interacting receptor like kinase 1-like, whose translation MQPLRFLFFFVAFFSCIANASDAGAADDEISALLAIKSGLVDPLNALHDWKAPADPAGSTHCNWTGVACDSLGFVERLDLSHLNLSGLIADDIRRLRHLTSLKLCCNAFSSSLPGSLSGLSSLEELDVSVNAFVGRFPTGLGSSPALMTVNASANNFVGPLPEDLSNATSLEVIDFRGSFFQGSIPASYRSLQKLRFLGLSGNNLTGRIPVELGELSSLEKLIIGYNELEGSIPAEFGNLSSLEYLDLAVGDLDGAIPPELGRLQQLTTLFLYKNNLEGDIPKEIGNMSALVMLDVSDNRVSGSIPPELAHLTNLQLLNLMCNRLQGPVPPGIGDLPRLEVLELWNNSLTGPLPTNLGRVSPLQWLDVSSNSLSGEIPAGLCDGHNLTKLILFNNAFSGPIPVGLSTCKSLVRVRVQNNRLNGTVLGGLGKLPKLQRLELASNDLEGEIPSDLALSTSLSFIDLSHNHLRSSLPSTIFSIPTLQSFMASDNLLTSDIPDQFQDCPTLAALDLSNNRLTGGIPASLASCQRLVSLDLHGNRLTGEIPVAVAMMPALAILDLSNNLLTGSIPANVGNSPALETLNLSYNNLSGPVPANGILRTINPDDLAGNSGLCGGVLPPCGSGAGRSWLRRGKNPHLKHIVAGWMTGISAILAFCILLLGAHHLYRKWYVSGGGCCCEEPLDEESGAWPWRLTAFQRLSFTSNDILACVKEANVIGMGATGIVYKVELPRPRVLVAVKKLWRARSPDIVPEAGNSNPGADIAGEVSVVGKLRHRNIVRILGYMHNDTDAMILYEYMPNGSLWEALHGPQASRLLPDWVSRYNVAAGIAQGLAYLHHDCHPPVIHRDIKSNNILLDGNLEARIADFGLARMMVRKNETVSMVAGSYGYIAPEYGYTLKVDEKSDIYSFGVVLMELVTGRRPIEREFGECQDVVGWVRGRLRSDRGLEAVLDAGVGGHCKHVQEEMVLVLRIALLCTAKLPKERPSMRDVLTMLGEAKPRRKSSSFGAESNAVDKDKPVFSTSPESGYL comes from the exons ATGCAGCCACTaagatttctcttcttcttcgttgCGTTCTTCTCCTGCATTGCCAATGCCAGTGATGCTGGCGCTGCAGACGATGAGATCTCTGCTCTGCTCGCGATCAAGTCCGGCCTCGTCGATCCACTGAATGCCCTCCATGACTGGAAGGCTCCGGCGGACCCCGCAGGTTCCACACACTGCAACTGGACCGGCGTCGCCTGCGACTCCTTGGGCTTCGTCGAGAGGTTGGACCTCTCGCACCTCAACCTTAGCGGCCTGATCGCCGACGACATCCGACGTCTTCGCCACCTCACCAGCCTCAAACTCTGCTGCaatgccttctcctcctccctccccggCTCGCTGTCAGGCCTCTCGTCGCTCGAGGAGCTCGACGTCAGCGTGAACGCCTTCGTCGGCCGGTTCCCGACCGGCCTAGGTTCGTCCCCTGCATTGATGACCGTGAACGCGTCGGCCAACAACTTCGTCGGCCCGCTGCCGGAGGATCTCTCCAATGCCACGTCGCTTGAGGTCATTGATTTCCGGGGGAGCTTCTTCCAGGGATCGATTCCGGCATCCTACAGGAGCCTGCAGAAGCTCAGGTTCCTTGGCCTCTCGGGCAACAACCTCACCGGAAGAAtcccggtggagctcggcgagctcTCCTCGTTGGAGAAGCTCATAATTGGGTACAACGAGCTCGAGGGGAGCATTCCGGCCGAGTTTGGCAACCTGTCGAGCCTCGAGTATCTTGACTTGGCCGTTGGCGATCTCGACGGCGCCATACCGCCGGAACTGGGGCGGCTGCAGCAGCTGACCACTTTGTTCTTGTACAAGAACAACTTGGAAGGCGACATCCCGAAGGAGATCGGCAACATGTCGGCGTTGGTGATGCTCGACGTGTCCGACAACAGGGTCTCCGGCTCTATACCGCCGGAATTGGCCCATCTGACGAATCTGCAGCTCCTCAATCTCATGTGCAATAGGCTGCAAGGCCCGGTGCCGCCAGGCATCGGAGACTTACCTCGGTTGGAGGTACTCGAGCTCTGGAACAACTCGCTCACGGGTCCCCTGCCGACCAATCTCGGCCGCGTCTCGCCGTTGCAGTGGCTCGACGTGTCGTCGAACTCGCTCTCCGGGGAGATCCCGGCCGGCCTGTGCGACGGCCACAACCTCACCAAGCTCATCCTCTTCAACAATGCCTTTTCCGGGCCGATTCCGGTCGGCCTCTCGACGTGCAAGTCGCTGGTCCGCGTGAGGGTGCAGAACAACAGGCTCAACGGCACGGTGCTGGGCGGGCTGGGGAAGCTGCCAAAGCTGCAGAGGCTGGAATTGGCGAGCAACGATCTCGAGGGCGAGATTCCGAGCGACCTCGCCTTGTCGACGTCGCTCTCCTTCATTGACCTCTCGCACAATCACCTCCGGTCGTCTCTCCCCTCCACCATCTTCTCCATCCCCACCTTGCAGAGCTTCATGGCGTCCGACAACCTGCTCACCAGCGACATCCCTGACCAGTTCCAGGACTGCCCGACACTGGCCGCACTCGACTTGTCGAACAACCGCCTCACCGGCGGCATCCCGGCGAGCCTCGCCTCGTGCCAGAGGCTCGTCAGCCTGGACCTGCATGGCAACCGGTTGACTGGGGAGATCCCGGTGGCGGTCGCGATGATGCCGGCGCTCGCCATCCTCGATCTGTCCAACAATCTCCTCACGGGCTCCATCCCGGCGAACGTCGGGAACTCGCCGGCGCTGGAGACATTGAATCTGTCCTACAACAATCTCTCGGGCCCTGTGCCGGCGAACGGGATACTGAGGACGATAAATCCCGACGATCTCGCCGGCAATTCGGGCCTCTGCGGGGGAGTACTACCGCCATGTGGCTCAGGGGCCGGCCGGTCGTGGCTCCGGAGAGGAAAGAATCCTCACCTGAAGCACATTGTTGCCGGGTGGATGACGGGGATCTCGGCGATCCTCGCCTTCTGCATCCTTCTCTTGGGAGCTCATCATCTCTACAGGAAGTGGTACGTCAGCGGCGGCGGCTGCTGCTGCGAGGAGCCCTTGGACGAGGAGAGCGGCGCGTGGCCATGGAGGCTTACCGCGTTCCAGCGGCTCAGCTTCACGAGCAACGACATACTCGCTTGCGTGAAGGAGGCCAACGTGATCGGGATGGGCGCCACCGGGATCGTCTACAAGGTCGAACTGCCAAGGCCGCGCGTGCTGGTGGCAGTCAAGAAGCTGTGGCGGGCCAGGTCGCCCGACATCGTCCCCGAGGCCGGGAACTCGAACCCGGGGGCCGACATCGCCGGAGAAGTGAGCGTGGTGGGGAAACTGAGGCACCGCAACATCGTGCGCATTCTCGGCTACATGCACAACGACACCGACGCCATGATCCTGTACGAGTACATGCCCAACGGAAGCCTGTGGGAGGCGCTGCACGGGCCGCAGGCCAGCCGGCTACTGCCGGACTGGGTGTCGCGCTACAACGTGGCCGCCGGCATCGCCCAGGGCCTCGCCTACCTCCACCACGACTGCCACCCTCCCGTAATTCACCGCGACATCAAGTCCAACAACATATTACTGGACGGCAACCTCGAGGCGCGGATCGCCGACTTCGGGCTCGCCAGGATGATGGTGAGGAAGAACGAGACGGTGTCGATGGTCGCCGGATCCTACGGCTACATCGCTCCCG AGTACGGCTACACGCTGAAGGTGGACGAGAAGAGCGACATCTACAGCTTCGGGGTGGTTCTGATGGAGCTGGTCACCGGGAGGAGGCCGATCGAGCGGGAGTTCGGGGAGTGCCAAGACGTGGTCGGATGGGTCCGTGGCAGGCTGAGGAGCGACCGGGGGTTGGAAGCGGTGCTCGACGCCGGGGTGGGAGGGCACTGCAAGCATGTGCAGGAGGAGATGGTGTTGGTGCTGCGGATCGCGTTGCTGTGCACAGCGAAGCTTCCGAAGGAGCGGCCGTCGATGAGGGACGTGCTCACCATGCTCGGGGAGGCGAAGCCCAGGAGGAAGAGCAGTAGCTTCGGAGCGGAGAGCAACGCGGTGGACAAGGATAAGCCTGTGTTCAGTACTTCGCCGGAGTCGGGCTACCTTTAG